The DNA region ATAGATGCTTTACAAATGATTAATTaaccattaaaaaatatatattataatcatCAGTTGCAACTGTGTAATAATCATCCAAATAATGTGAGTAGATGGTTTACAAACTTATAAATGgccattaacaaaaaaaaatcttgaaaaagCCAGACAATCGTTTTTTCTCTGGAGTACACATGTTATTTTGCATCTAGCTGTTGATATAGGATTATGAAACTTGATGTCACTTATAACCCAGTATTACTGTGTCTCTAGCCAAATGATTTAAATAGACTGGATTAGATTTAAACTATGGTTTAACGTCGGATCCTGGTGGCTCAGAGAGCTCATACTATCTTATCCCCGGATCTCTCCTGTCACTCCACTGTAAATCCAGATACAATGCAAAAAGTCAATGACATGTCAAATATAATACTCCTCTTCTTAATTTTGGAAGCCAAAATATAAGCATAATACCAgcacaaatgtaaaaagttatCATGTGCTCCTCCACAGGATGCCTTTGATGTGCTGGGCTTCACTCAAGAAGAGAAGAATGGCATTTACAAGATGATTGGTGCCATCATGCATCACGGCAACATGAAGTTCAAGAACAAGCAGCGAGAGGAACAGGCAGAGGCCGATGGCACTGAAGGTGAGAGACAAGCTCTCTGAAACATTATGAGCGGGACATGAAACATGTCAGAATGTAGTGAGTTTATTAAGAGATAATGCATTTTCTCAGATGCTGACAAAGTCGCATATCTGATGGGCCTGAACTCTGCCGACCTCATCAAAGGTCTCTGTCACCCAAGAGTCAAAGTAGGAAATGAGTGGGTCACCAAGGGACAAAATGTCCAGCAGGTAAGAATGAAACTTATTTCATGTTGCTCCTTAACGTACAGTTGATAAAGGATGAAACACTAACCGCACAACAAGGGCTATTTACTGTAACTTTTAAAGGTTGGATTTGTCTTTAGGTGTACTATGCTGTTGGTGCACTGTCTAAGTCAGTGTATGAGAAGATGTTTCTGTGGATGGTGGTGAGGATCAACCAATCCCTAGACACCAAGCAGTCTCGCCAGTACTTCATTGGTGTACTGGACATTGCTGGATTTGAGATCTTTGATGTGAGCTTCTTCTATCAATGTccatataatatattatacaggcaaatgtatttatacaacACCATCTTTTTCAATTTAGTGCAGGTAACAAAGATATGGGTATGAAAATTACTACTTACTTAAAAATAAGGttgtcacatttcatttcagtaCAACACCTTTGAGCAGCTCTGCATCAACTTCACCAACGAAAAGCTGCAACAGTTTTTCAACCACCACATGTTTGTGCTGGAGCAGGAAGAGTACAAGAAAGAGGGCATTGAATGGACTTTCATAGATTTTGGTATGGACTTGCAGGCCTGTATTGACCTGATTGAAAAGGTGAGAGACTTGGCCATTACATGTTCTGACAAACATAGATATTGATTGAGAATACAGTGATGTATTTTCTTCAAACCACTCATGTTTTTGTCCCTTCAGCCCATGGGTATCATGTCCATCCTTGAAGAGGAGTGCATGTTCCCCAAAGCCTCTGATGCCACCTTTAAAGCAAAGCTCTATGACAACCATCTGGGGAAATCTGGAAACTTCCAGAAGCCCAGAGTTATCAAAGGAAAACCAGAGGCCCATTTTGCCCTGATGCACTATGCTGGAACTGTtgattataatattttcaaCTGGCTGGTGAAGAACAAGGACCCTCTGAATGAGACCGTTGTAGGACTCTACCAGAAGTCTAATCTCAAGCTGTTATCTTTCCTCTTTGTAAATTATGCTGGAGCTGAAGGTAGGAATGAACTGAATGTACTCCATTTGTCACAGTGAGAACTGCAAGATTGGACAATTTCTGCCAGTGTCTGTTAATGCAATCTAATGAGTTGTACAATGGTTAATTAGGTGAAGGCGGAAAGGGCGGCAAAGGAAGCAAGAAGAAGGGTTCATCCTTCCAAACTGTGTCTGCCTTACACAGGGTtagtaaaaacacatacatatgtgtTAATGGCTAGTTGTAATGTAAACCAATGACTGAGACTTAATTCTACATTGATAACTGCGAGATATGTGTCACAACAATCATATAAACTGTGTGTTAAGCAAAGGGTTTAATGACATTCACAGGAGAACCTGCACAAGCTGATGACCAACCTGAGGTCTACTCACCCTCACTTTGTCCGCTGTCTCATCCCCAATGAGACCAAGACTCCTGGGGCCATGGAGAACCCTCTGGTGATGCACCAGCTGCGCTGTAACGGTGTGCTGGAAGGCATCAGGATCTGCAGAAAGGGTTTCCCCAACAGGATCCTCTATGGAGATTTCAAACAGAGGTATTATTTTGTATGTCAATATGTTAGTTTTTTCTTATacgtatatattttttgatatttcaattttatatttatgttctcAACGTTtttcagtactttttttttaaatttcctctTAATATGTCTATTGTATGCCCCCAACACCAAGGCAAATTCCTTGTGTGTAAACCACCTTGACAATAAATCTGATAATGCTTAGTCACATACTTTATAATTCCAAAATAAAGTGCaaatctatttttcattttcatttttcagatatCGCATCCTGAATCCTGCTGCCATCCCTGACGGCCAGTTCATTGACAGCAGGAAGGGAGCTGAGAAACTTCTTGGGTGCCTGGATATTGACCACAATCAGTacaagtttggacacacaaaGGTAATTAATGCGAcgaagcattaagttgttaaattgACTCATTTGCGCTGGCTCTCTACACTTGGTAACGTTACTACTCCACTGCTCTTTTTAATCGTTACTTCAAAAACTCACCTCAGGGAGTCCGCGACATGCCGTAGGTGGGCTTAATTTATATGGAACTTAGGCCACTACAACAGCAAAGCAAAGGTAACAGTACACAAGTATAGTCGCTGCTCTGTCAATCCTGCtacattgaattgaatgtgAATGTCCATTCTACtcttattctatttctatgacaCCAACGAAATAATGCCAGTTATAGAGTATTCTTATATGTTATAATGTTTTCCACCATAAGCTACTGGTTCCACCAGTAAGTGTGTTTTGCATTGAGGAATTGAGTAAAGGACCATTTAAGTTGAACTTTGAAATTCGAACAGTAACATATGTTTACATCCTCCTGAAGGTGTTCTTTAAGGCTGGTCTTCTTGGGCAACTGGAGGAGATGAGGGATGAGCGTTTGTCACTCATCATCACTGGGATCCAAGCAAGAGCAAGAGGCCTGCTGGCAAGATTGGAATTCCACAAGATTGTTGAGAGGAGGTCAGagaattttaaaatgaactaaaaccaagtaaataataatgataatttataGAGATTTAGTTTCGTGAAAGTGGTAGTAATAACTCTGGTTGATCCTCCGACAGAGATGCACTATTGGTGATCCAGTGGAACATCCGCGCCTTCATGGGGGTCAAGAATTGGCCCTGGATGAAGCTCTTCTTCAAGATCAAACCTCTTTTGAGATCTGCTGAGGCAGAAAAGGAGATGGCCAACATGAAGGAAGAATTCCTGAAGCTGAAAGAGGCCTACGCAAAATCTGAAGCTCGTAGAAAGGAACTCGAGGAGAAAATGGTCTCTCTTCTTCAAGAGAAGAACGACCTGCAGCTCCATGTCCAGGCTGTGAGTCTAATGACGTTATTCTTAATATCAAAATGGTAATATAACCAAACAGTATATGCCAGTATCTCAGTCCCAACTTTTCAAATATGTATGCTTGGTCAAGACCTATTGGTATCCCTTTGTAGTGCGCTAGGTACCCATTTGGCTTAATTTTTCAACGTGCATTCTTAAACGGGTAGTCCCATTGACTTCAACATGTTAACGTTACATAAGTGACACAAGTAAAGTACCTTACTTCTTATTAAACATTGACTTTTAGTTCTATGAGttgttgggagtgagaactgTTTGATTTTAGGTTTCTAGagatgaatatttaatacaatTCTACAAATTTTATTGCCAATGCACCTTTGAGTTCCAACCCAGTCTTTGAGAACGATATACGGTATATaccatatgaatatataatatactgtatatatatattttttatttaattaatcatgTGTATTACAACTTCCTGTATGTTAACAAAGTAATGGCCATTTCAATTTAGGAGCAAGATAATCTTGTGGATGCTGAGGAAAGATGCGAGGGGCTGATCAAGAACAAGATTCAGCTGGAGGCCAAATCCAAAGAGCTGACGGAAAGactggaggatgaggaggagatgaatgCTGAACTCACTGCTAagaagaggaagctggaggaTGAGTGTTCAGAGCTGAAGAAAGACATCGATGACTTGGAGTTAACTCTGGCTAAAGTGGAGAAAGAGAAGCACGCCACTGAGAACAAGGTACTACATACACTAATTACTGTAAAGCTTTTCAAATAATTTGAGTTTAAGTCCTTGATGAAATTTTCCTCTGGCCATAGGTGAAGAACCTGGTCGAAGAGATGGCTGCTTTGGATGAAATCATTGCCAAGTTGACCAAGGAAAAGAAAGCCTTACAGGAAGCTCATCAGCAAACGCTGGATGATTTGCAGAGTGAAGAAGACAAAGTCAACACTTTGACCAAGGCCAAGGCTAAGCTGGAGCAGCAAGTGGATGATGTAAGAATTGTACTACGTATCGTCACCTTTAATTGCATAGTAAGATTGGGAAAAATTGTTTGACTTTCTTCAACGATTTTGTCCAGCTTGAAGGTTCACtggaacaagagaagaagaTTCGGATGGATCTGGAGAGAGCTAAGAGGAAACTGGAGGGGGACTTAAAATTGACCCAAGAGAGCTTAATGGACCTGGAGAATGACAAGCAGCAGCTTGAAGAGCACCTGAAAAAGTAAGCACATTATACTACTGTGTGTAGAGTACACCTGGATATCATACAAGACACTAAAGCTGTACAGATAAAAGCAGAACTGATGACTAGTTGTTCTAACCTTAACTGCTGTATATCATCACAGGAAAGATTTTGAAGTCAGTCAGCTCAACAACAAAATAGAAGATGAGCAGGCCATAACGATTCAGCTTCAAAAGAAATTGAAGGAGCTCCAGGTAATGGATGATTACAGTAATGTGTAATGGTTAAAAGTTGTTCAAACCCTCAATAGCAATAGTGACCAAATAGTTCTGCATTTACAGGCCCGCattgaggagctggaggaagagcTGGAGGCAGAGCGAGCTGCCCGAGCCAAGGTGGAGAAGCAGAGAGCAGACCTGgccagagagctggaggagatcaGTGAGAGGCTGGAGGAGGCCGGTGGAGCAACGTCCGCCCAGATTGAGATGAACAAGAAAAGGGAGTCAGAGTTCCAGAAACTGCGCAGAGACCTTGAAGAAGCCACTCTGCAACATGAAGCCACTGCTGCCACACTCAGGAAGAAACAAGCCGACAGTGTGGCCGACCTGGGAGAGCAGATTGACAACCTGCAGAGAGTTAAGCAGAaactggagaaggagaagagtgaGGTCAGACTGGAGCTGGATGACGTGGTCTCCAATATGGAACATATTGTGAAGACAAAGGTCGGCTGAACTGATTTCTTGCTAATGTTGACATTGCACAGATATACGGTTATAATgggaatatttaaaatgtttatttttaaatctagaCAAATCTAGAAAAGACATGCAGGACTCTGGAAGATCAGATGAATGAATACAAGACTAAGTTTGAAGAGGCTCAACGCTGCATCAACGACTTCAATATGCAAAAAGCTAAACTTCAAACGGAAAATGGTACATTGATGTCCTCTCCATGTGTTTGATACCTTACCAATTTTCAAATgtacacatcttttttttcaagtgacCATGCATACAGAGAAAACCCAGCAAATATCTTTAAAGAAGGTGTGTTGGGATACTGACAGTATGATTCTGCATTTGCCCATACAAGGGGAACTCACAaggcagctggaggagaaggaatCCCTGGTGTCTCAACTGACAAGAGGAAAAATGTCCTACACTCAACAGGTTGAAGACCTTAAGCGAcaactggaggaggagaccaaGGTGAAATGAAGATTCAGTGCAGAGTAACATCACTGGAGATTAATTGCCCACTGAAGTGTGATACAGTTTCACTCATTcatatgattttgttttgacagGCAAAGAGTGCCCTGGCCCATGCAATGCAGTCAGCTCGTCATGACTGTGACCTCCTCAGGGAGCAgtatgaggaggagcaggaggccaaGGCTGAACTGCAGCGTGGCATGTCTAAGGCCAACTCTGAGGTGGCTCAGTGGAGAACTAAATACGAAACTGATGCCATCCAGAGAACCGAGGAACTGGAGGAGTCCAAGTAAGACAGTTTAACGTTCAAattcatgatttaaaatataattccaaaagagacattttactTCGTCTGGCAGAtcagctttttgtttgtgttatgttCCTACTAAAATGTAAGACGAACAAAAAGTTTGTCTGTTGGACGACCCAGCAGCCAGTCATATTAGttgattttattataatttatccAGCAAGCACAACTGCATGAACACTGAACGATTTGAACGGTTGATTTCTAAAGGAAGAAGCTGGCTCAGCGTCTGCAGGATGCTGAGGAGGCTGTTGAGGCAGTAAACGCTAAATGTTCTTCTCTGGAGAAGACCAAACACAGGTTGCAGAATGAGATTGAAGATCTCATGGTGGATGTGGAGAGGtctaatgctgctgctgctgctctggacAAGAAGCAAAGAAACTTTGACAAGGTGAAATATTGCTAAGTATCTGTGAGCACCAAAACTATCAATTTGCGGTGTAGCCTATGGGCCTTTGTAGAACCAATATCAGGAAATAATCTTTTGGTTTGACCAAAATGCTATTTCTAGTTGTGACACATTTCTACGGACAATATCTCCAACACTCTGCAACTTACACCAAAAActatctagattgataaatatcactacaggtaagaggaaacatacatattttttaagttGGGGTGAATCGTCCCATGAAGTTCATTGGCCAATTGAACactaacattgttttttcaacCAGTGTGTAAAATTTGAAAAAGTCTAACTTTGGCGCTCCCTTGTGGTAGTATGAAAAAGACACTGTACCATACAGATGAATGCGCTAAAACATTGCACAGATTTAACCTGCAGTCAATTTTTTCCACAAACAAACTTAGGCCATCCGTAAAATATGCATAGTGGCTTTACAAGGCTTTACATCAGTCCAAATGTGTCTATAACACTTATTGAGAAATTGTGTTCGGCTGCATTCACACTAAATCAGCTGTTCGGCAAATAAAGGCCAGTCCTCCCATTCATTTGAACCttgttaaaaaagaatgatATTCAGCTAAAGGTTgaaacagaatacatttttgaataaacacaaactgacGTCACATTGGGGGGACCAATCAAGTAACCGGGGATCGGACCGGAAGACTCAGAGGGAGAAGAACCATGTTTACCATGTAGCATTCTGCTGTTTACCAAGCTCTAAAGATGAAAGAGAAGCTGACCGCTGCCATGACGACCTTTACAGAACTGTTCAACCCTGCCATGAGGCAGTCACTTGGAGTTATACATAACATGACGTCACACAAATTGGAAATTTAAGTGACATTCCCACAACACCAAACAACCCTTCGCTAATTGCTGCAACGCCTGATTGGTGTAAATGCAG from Anoplopoma fimbria isolate UVic2021 breed Golden Eagle Sablefish chromosome 8, Afim_UVic_2022, whole genome shotgun sequence includes:
- the LOC129094147 gene encoding myosin-7 isoform X2, with the translated sequence MGDATMREFGPAAPYLRKSDRERLEAQTRPFDMKKECFVPDTDEEYVKASVTSREGDKVTAQTERGKTVTVKECDVHPQNPPKFDKIEDMAMFTFLHEPAVLFNLKERYAAWMIYTYSGLFCVTVNPYKWLPVYNQEVVGAYRGKKRTEAPPHIFSISDNAYQYMLTDRENQSILITGESGAGKTVNTKRVIQYFASIAAAGGKKDAGSDKKGTLEDQIIQANPALEAFGNAKTIRNDNSSRFGKFIRIHFAASGKLASADIETYLLEKSRVTFQLKAERDYHIFYQILSQKKPELLEMLLITNNPYDYSFISQGETTVASINDSEELVATDDAFDVLGFTQEEKNGIYKMIGAIMHHGNMKFKNKQREEQAEADGTEDADKVAYLMGLNSADLIKGLCHPRVKVGNEWVTKGQNVQQVYYAVGALSKSVYEKMFLWMVVRINQSLDTKQSRQYFIGVLDIAGFEIFDYNTFEQLCINFTNEKLQQFFNHHMFVLEQEEYKKEGIEWTFIDFGMDLQACIDLIEKPMGIMSILEEECMFPKASDATFKAKLYDNHLGKSGNFQKPRVIKGKPEAHFALMHYAGTVDYNIFNWLVKNKDPLNETVVGLYQKSNLKLLSFLFVNYAGAEGEGGKGGKGSKKKGSSFQTVSALHRENLHKLMTNLRSTHPHFVRCLIPNETKTPGAMENPLVMHQLRCNGVLEGIRICRKGFPNRILYGDFKQRYRILNPAAIPDGQFIDSRKGAEKLLGCLDIDHNQYKFGHTKVFFKAGLLGQLEEMRDERLSLIITGIQARARGLLARLEFHKIVERRDALLVIQWNIRAFMGVKNWPWMKLFFKIKPLLRSAEAEKEMANMKEEFLKLKEAYAKSEARRKELEEKMVSLLQEKNDLQLHVQAEQDNLVDAEERCEGLIKNKIQLEAKSKELTERLEDEEEMNAELTAKKRKLEDECSELKKDIDDLELTLAKVEKEKHATENKVKNLVEEMAALDEIIAKLTKEKKALQEAHQQTLDDLQSEEDKVNTLTKAKAKLEQQVDDLEGSLEQEKKIRMDLERAKRKLEGDLKLTQESLMDLENDKQQLEEHLKKKDFEVSQLNNKIEDEQAITIQLQKKLKELQARIEELEEELEAERAARAKVEKQRADLARELEEISERLEEAGGATSAQIEMNKKRESEFQKLRRDLEEATLQHEATAATLRKKQADSVADLGEQIDNLQRVKQKLEKEKSEVRLELDDVVSNMEHIVKTKTNLEKTCRTLEDQMNEYKTKFEEAQRCINDFNMQKAKLQTENGELTRQLEEKESLVSQLTRGKMSYTQQVEDLKRQLEEETKAKSALAHAMQSARHDCDLLREQYEEEQEAKAELQRGMSKANSEVAQWRTKYETDAIQRTEELEESKKKLAQRLQDAEEAVEAVNAKCSSLEKTKHRLQNEIEDLMVDVERSNAAAAALDKKQRNFDKVLSEWKQKYEESQCELESSQKEARALSTELFKLKNSYEESLDHLETMKRENKNLQEEISDLTEQLGEGGKSIHELEKLRKQLEQEKTEIQSALEEAEASLEHEEGKILRAQLEFNQIKADIERKLAEKDEEMEQTKRNLQRTIDTLQSSLEAECRSRNEALRLKKKMEGDLNEMEIQLSQSNRQAAEAQKQLKAVHAHLKDCQIQLDEAVRANDDLKENIAIVERRNNLLQAELEELRAALEQTERSRKLAEQELLDVSERVQLLHSQNTGLINQKKKLEVDACQLQIEVEEAVQECRNAEEKAKKAITDAAMMAEELKKEQDTSAHLERMKKNMEQTIKDLQHRLDEAEQIALKGGKKQVQKLEARVRELESEVESEQKKSSEAIKGIRKYERRIKELTYQTDEDRKNMVRLQDLVDKLQLKVKAYKRAAEEAEEQANTHLGKFRKLQHELDEAEERADIAESQVNKLRAKSRDVGSKRGHDEE
- the LOC129094147 gene encoding myosin-7 isoform X1, with the translated sequence MGDATMREFGPAAPYLRKSDRERLEAQTRPFDMKKECFVPDTDEEYVKASVTSREGDKVTAQTERGKTVTVKECDVHPQNPPKFDKIEDMAMFTFLHEPAVLFNLKERYAAWMIYTYSGLFCVTVNPYKWLPVYNQEVVGAYRGKKRTEAPPHIFSISDNAYQYMLTDRENQSILITGESGAGKTVNTKRVIQYFASIAAAGGKKDAGSDKKGTLEDQIIQANPALEAFGNAKTIRNDNSSRFGKFIRIHFAASGKLASADIETYLLEKSRVTFQLKAERDYHIFYQILSQKKPELLEMLLITNNPYDYSFISQGETTVASINDSEELVATDDAFDVLGFTQEEKNGIYKMIGAIMHHGNMKFKNKQREEQAEADGTEDADKVAYLMGLNSADLIKGLCHPRVKVGNEWVTKGQNVQQVYYAVGALSKSVYEKMFLWMVVRINQSLDTKQSRQYFIGVLDIAGFEIFDYNTFEQLCINFTNEKLQQFFNHHMFVLEQEEYKKEGIEWTFIDFGMDLQACIDLIEKPMGIMSILEEECMFPKASDATFKAKLYDNHLGKSGNFQKPRVIKGKPEAHFALMHYAGTVDYNIFNWLVKNKDPLNETVVGLYQKSNLKLLSFLFVNYAGAEGEGGKGGKGSKKKGSSFQTVSALHRENLHKLMTNLRSTHPHFVRCLIPNETKTPGAMENPLVMHQLRCNGVLEGIRICRKGFPNRILYGDFKQRYRILNPAAIPDGQFIDSRKGAEKLLGCLDIDHNQYKFGHTKVFFKAGLLGQLEEMRDERLSLIITGIQARARGLLARLEFHKIVERRDALLVIQWNIRAFMGVKNWPWMKLFFKIKPLLRSAEAEKEMANMKEEFLKLKEAYAKSEARRKELEEKMVSLLQEKNDLQLHVQAEQDNLVDAEERCEGLIKNKIQLEAKSKELTERLEDEEEMNAELTAKKRKLEDECSELKKDIDDLELTLAKVEKEKHATENKVKNLVEEMAALDEIIAKLTKEKKALQEAHQQTLDDLQSEEDKVNTLTKAKAKLEQQVDDLEGSLEQEKKIRMDLERAKRKLEGDLKLTQESLMDLENDKQQLEEHLKKKDFEVSQLNNKIEDEQAITIQLQKKLKELQARIEELEEELEAERAARAKVEKQRADLARELEEISERLEEAGGATSAQIEMNKKRESEFQKLRRDLEEATLQHEATAATLRKKQADSVADLGEQIDNLQRVKQKLEKEKSEVRLELDDVVSNMEHIVKTKTNLEKTCRTLEDQMNEYKTKFEEAQRCINDFNMQKAKLQTENGELTRQLEEKESLVSQLTRGKMSYTQQVEDLKRQLEEETKAKSALAHAMQSARHDCDLLREQYEEEQEAKAELQRGMSKANSEVAQWRTKYETDAIQRTEELEESKKKLAQRLQDAEEAVEAVNAKCSSLEKTKHRLQNEIEDLMVDVERSNAAAAALDKKQRNFDKVLSEWKQKYEESQCELESSQKEARALSTELFKLKNSYEESLDHLETMKRENKNLQEEISDLTEQLGEGGKSIHELEKLRKQLEQEKTEIQSALEEAEASLEHEEGKILRAQLEFNQIKADIERKLAEKDEEMEQTKRNLQRTIDTLQSSLEAECRSRNEALRLKKKMEGDLNEMEIQLSQSNRQAAEAQKQLKAVHAHLKDCQIQLDEAVRANDDLKENIAIVERRNNLLQAELEELRAALEQTERSRKLAEQELLDVSERVQLLHSQNTGLINQKKKLEVDACQLQIEVEEAVQECRNAEEKAKKAITDAAMMAEELKKEQDTSAHLERMKKNMEQTIKDLQHRLDEAEQIALKGGKKQVQKLEARVRELESEVESEQKKSSEAIKGIRKYERRIKELTYQTDEDRKNMVRLQDLVDKLQLKVKAYKRAAEEAEEQANTHLGKFRKLQHELDEAEERADIAESQVNKLRAKSRDVGSKKGLDEE